The following are encoded together in the Misgurnus anguillicaudatus chromosome 14, ASM2758022v2, whole genome shotgun sequence genome:
- the LOC141369495 gene encoding uncharacterized protein isoform X1 produces MAETDFDVNKCIRLIPPFSERDVDKYFVLFERVATTLKWPADIWPLLLQCVFTGKAQEAYASLSPEASLNYNQVKSAVLRSYELVPEAYRQKFRRYKKTDGQSYVEFGREKIALFDRWCSAQDVKDFEQLRDVVLMEEFKNCLPDKIATYLNEQKVTNVSAAAVLADEYVLIHKESFEKPPLSLPHSSSVAYVNSSGHANFKDSMSKVRPVCAYCKKRGHLINSCFLLNKKKSKAVALVKTPLGSDTLHSECVDLDIYSPFIMKGTVSLPGGDEKVPVTILRDTAASRSIILQNVLPFSNGTSLNCNELVQGFGMKFVNLPVHSVQLNSDLVSGPVAVAICAAFPIKGVDFLLGNDLAGGKILVNPEVTTVPRVSEVPDEFQKKYPTVFPVCAVTRAMAQVNAQENDGLEDSFMMNPDIDIKLSPESGAIEHHPSIAHDPLTTVYDPTDSQESATHKSVHVVLLPKKPIESAGVENMSREKLISEQRGDQSLTALFELVVSEDELLDIASGYFLKNDILLRKWMPPHASTQDDWSIVTQIVVPSKFRGEILKMAHDNPLAGHLGVNKTYNRILRQFFWPGLKQDVRSYCKTCHTCQISGKSNPPIPPYPLYPIPAVKAPFDHVIVDCVGPLPRTKSGNQFLLTIMCASTRFPEAIPMRKITAPAVVKALLKFFSLFGLPKVIQTDQGTNFMSRVFAQVTEQLNITHSFSSAYHPESQGALERFHQTLKAMLRAYCLEFEKEWDDGVHLLLFAAREVEQESTGFSPADLVFAHSVRGPLKLLHENWLDDTKSKNLLDYVSSFRYKLHRACELATKNLIGAQSKMKRWFDKKAKARQFKPGDKVLVFLPIPGSSLQARYSGPYVIEKKVSDRDYIVATPGHARRSRLCHVNMIKPYYDREQSDKSTPRDLATVLPLSGAKCPQAVCLPLSSVLQVTDHSAVTPKAETDTEECESISDPEMGDDVPSQTHVLQHDIDVGDSAPIKQHPYRVNPEKRQRLQNQVDYMLLHGIAERSNSSWSSPCLLAIKSDGSDRFCTDFRKVNKVTKPDCHPLPRMEDCVDSVGSAAFVTKLDLLKGYWQVPLTSRAKEIAAFVTPDAFLQYTVMPFGVRNAPATFQRLVNRVLGGGAGLRGVSG; encoded by the exons ATGGCAGAGACAGATTTTGATGTTAATAAGTGCATTCGCTTGATTCCGCCTTTTTCTGAAAGGGATGTGGATAAATATTTTGTGCTATTTGAACGAGTGGCAACGACCTTAAAATGGCCAGCAGACATTTGGCCTCTTCTTCTGCAGTGTGTTTTTACGGGTAAAGCCCAGGAGGCATATGCTTCTCTTTCACCTGAGGCAAGCTTAAATTATAATCAGGTGAAATCTGCAGTCCTAAGGTCTTATGAATTAGTTCCTGAGGCTTATAGGCAGAAATTTCGGCGTTATAAAAAAACCGACGGCCAAAGTTATGTTGAGTTTGGCCGGGAGAAAATAGCGCTTTTTGATCGTTGGTGTTCTGCACAAGATGTAAAGGATTTTGAGCAACTCCGTGATGTAGTGCTTATGGAGGAATTTAAAAATTGTCTACCAGACAAAATTGCAACATACCTTAATGAACAAAAAGTCACCAATGTGTCTGCGGCTGCAGTATTGGCGGATGAGTATGTTCTAATTCACAAAGAGAGCTTTGAAAAGCCCCCTTTATCCTTGCCGCACAGCAGCTCTGTCGCATATGTAAATTCAAGTGGACATGCTAATTTTAAAGACAGTATGTCTAAGGTAAGGCCTGTGTGTGCTTACTGTAAAAAACGTGGCCATTTAATTAACAGCTGTTTTTTACTGAATAAAAAGAAATCAAAAGCTGTGGCGTTAGTTAAGACGCCTTTAGGGTCAGACACTTTACATTCTGAATGTGTGGACTTGGACATTTACTCTCCTTTCATTATGAAGGGTACAGTCTCATTGCCTGGTGGTGATGAAAAGGTTCCGGTCACGATTCTTCGGGACACTGCTGCTTCTAGGtcaattattttacaaaatgtgtTGCCTTTCTCAAATGGAACCTCCTTAAATTGTAACGAGCTGGTGCAGGGTTTTGGAATGAAGTTTGTTAATTTGCCCGTGCACTCTGTTCAGCTCAATTCTGACCTTGTGTCTGGTCCAGTTGCAGTAGCCATATGTGCTGCTTTTCCTATAAAAGGGGTGGACTTTCTCTTAGGAAATGATTTAGCTGGGGGTAAAATTCTAGTGAATCCTGAGGTTACTACTGTGCCCCGTGTCTCTGAAGTTCCTGATGAATTTCAAAAAAAATATCCAACAGTGTTTCCTGTGTGTGCCGTTACGCGTGCGATGGCCCAAGTTAATGCTCAAGAAAATGATGGTTTAGAGGATAGCTTCATGATGAATCCTGATATAGACATTAAGTTGTCTCCTGAAAGTGGGGCTATCGAACATCATCCATCGATTGCACATGACCCTTTAACTACGGTTTATGATCCCACAGATTCACAAGAAAGTGCTACTCACAAGTCTGTCCATGTGGTGTTACTGCCTAAGAAGCCGATTGAGAGTGCTGGTGTGGAGAACATGTCTAGGGAAAAGCTAATTTCTGAACAAAGAGGTGATCAATCACTTACTGCTTTATTTGAGCTAGTTGTTTCTGAAGATGAACTTTTAGACATTGCTTCTGGCTATTTTCTGAAAAACGATATACTGCTACGTAAGTGGATGCCACCACACGCTTCTACACAAGATGACTGGAGCATTGTCACACAGATTGTTGTGCCAAGTAAGTTTCGTGGTGAGATACTTAAGATGGCACATGACAATCCATTAGCTGGGCACCTGGGCGTTAATAAAACGTACAATCGAATCTTACGTCAATTTTTTTGGCCAGGGTTAAAACAAGATGTGAGGTCATATTGTAAAACATGTCACACATGTCAAATTTCTGGAAAGTCAAACCCACCCATCCCTCCATACCCTTTATATCCTATTCCGGCGGTAAAGGCACCGTTTGATCATGTTATAGTCGACTGTGTGGGTCCATTACCACGCACAAAGTCTGGTAACCAGTTCTTGTTGACTATTATGTGTGCTTCAACACGCTTTCCTGAAGCAATACCCATGCGTAAAATCACGGCGCCCGCAGTTGTAAAAGCACTCCTTAAGTTTTTCTCCTTATTTGGACTTCCTAAGGTAATTCAAACGGACCAGGGTACAAATTTTATGTCCCGGGTTTTTGCACAGGTGACTGAGCAGCTGAACATCACACACTCCTTTTCAAGCGCTTATCATCCGGAAAGTCAGGGGGCACTGGAGAGATTCCACCAGACGCTTAAAGCAATGCTCCGTGCCTATTGCCTTGAATTTGAGAAGGAGTGGGATGATGGTGTACATTTATTGTTGTTTGCAGCTCGGGAAGTCGAACAGGAGTCTACTGGGTTTAGCCCGGCAGACTTGGTGTTTGCTCATAGTGTACGGGGCCCCTTAAAGTTATTGCATGAGAATTGGTTGGATGACACAAAATCTAAAAATCTGCTTGATTACGTTAGCTCTTTTCGTTACAAGTTACATAGGGCTTGTGAGTTGGCTACAAAGAACCTGATTGGTGCTCAATCTAAAATGAAAAGGTGGTTTGACAAAAAAGCTAAGGCTAGACAATTTAAACCAGGGGATAAGGTATTGGTGTTTTTGCCCATCCCTGGTTCCAGCCTTCAGGCACGTTACAGTGGCCCTTATGTTATAGAAAAAAAGGTCAGTGACAGGGATTATATTGTAGCTACTCCTGGCCATGCCCGTCGTAGTAGACTATGCcatgttaatatgattaaacCATATTATGATCGTGAGCAGTCTGACAAATCTACTCCTAGAGATTTAGCTACAGTTCTGCCTTTGTCCGGTGCCAAATGTCCTCAAGCTGTGTGTTTACCTCTGTCTAGTGTTTTACAGGTAACTGATCATTCTGCAGTGACACCGAAAGCTGAAACTGATACAGAGGAGTGCGAGTCGATATCCGATCCTGAAATGGGTGACG ATGTGCCATCCCAAACACATGTACTGCAGCATGACATTGATGTTGGGGACAGTGCACCGATTAAACAGCACCCATATCGTGTCAACCCTGAAAAACGTCAACGTCTCCAAAATCAGGTTGATTACATGCTATTGCATGGTATAGCAGAACGTAGTAATAGTTCCTGGAGTTCGCCCTGCCTTCTTGCTATAAAATCTGATGGATCTGACCGCTTTTGTACAGACTTTAGAAAGGTTAACAAAGTCACTAAGCCTGATTGTCATCCTCTTCCACGTATGGAGGACTGTGTTGACAGTGTGGGGTCAGCAGCTTTTGTGACAAAGTTAGATCTTCTCAAAGGCTATTGGCAGGTGCCTTTAACTTCGCGTGCGAAGGAAATTGCTGCGTTCGTTACTCCTGatgcatttttacagtacaCGGTCATGCCATTTGGGGTTCGGAATGCACCAGCTACGTTTCAGCGGTTAGTTAACCGCGTCTTGGGGGGGGGTGCCGGGCTGCGAGGCGTATCTGGATGA
- the LOC141369495 gene encoding uncharacterized protein isoform X2, giving the protein MAETDFDVNKCIRLIPPFSERDVDKYFVLFERVATTLKWPADIWPLLLQCVFTGKAQEAYASLSPEASLNYNQVKSAVLRSYELVPEAYRQKFRRYKKTDGQSYVEFGREKIALFDRWCSAQDVKDFEQLRDVVLMEEFKNCLPDKIATYLNEQKVTNVSAAAVLADEYVLIHKESFEKPPLSLPHSSSVAYVNSSGHANFKDSMSKVRPVCAYCKKRGHLINSCFLLNKKKSKAVALVKTPLGSDTLHSECVDLDIYSPFIMKGTVSLPGGDEKVPVTILRDTAASRSIILQNVLPFSNGTSLNCNELVQGFGMKFVNLPVHSVQLNSDLVSGPVAVAICAAFPIKGVDFLLGNDLAGGKILVNPEVTTVPRVSEVPDEFQKKYPTVFPVCAVTRAMAQVNAQENDGLEDSFMMNPDIDIKLSPESGAIEHHPSIAHDPLTTVYDPTDSQESATHKSVHVVLLPKKPIESAGVENMSREKLISEQRGDQSLTALFELVVSEDELLDIASGYFLKNDILLRKWMPPHASTQDDWSIVTQIVVPSKFRGEILKMAHDNPLAGHLGVNKTYNRILRQFFWPGLKQDVRSYCKTCHTCQISGKSNPPIPPYPLYPIPAVKAPFDHVIVDCVGPLPRTKSGNQFLLTIMCASTRFPEAIPMRKITAPAVVKALLKFFSLFGLPKVIQTDQGTNFMSRVFAQVTEQLNITHSFSSAYHPESQGALERFHQTLKAMLRAYCLEFEKEWDDGVHLLLFAAREVEQESTGFSPADLVFAHSVRGPLKLLHENWLDDTKSKNLLDYVSSFRYKLHRACELATKNLIGAQSKMKRWFDKKAKARQFKPGDKVLVFLPIPGSSLQARYSGPYVIEKKVSDRDYIVATPGHARRSRLCHVNMIKPYYDREQSDKSTPRDLATVLPLSGAKCPQAVCLPLSSVLQVTDHSAVTPKAETDTEECESISDPEMGDGIEDSFLAAAQGRLKNSEMLSNLNSCLLHLPSSQRMDIVNLINCYVSLFSDVPSQTHVLQHDIDVGDSAPIKQHPYRVNPEKRQRLQNQFLIGWAGYTRL; this is encoded by the coding sequence ATGGCAGAGACAGATTTTGATGTTAATAAGTGCATTCGCTTGATTCCGCCTTTTTCTGAAAGGGATGTGGATAAATATTTTGTGCTATTTGAACGAGTGGCAACGACCTTAAAATGGCCAGCAGACATTTGGCCTCTTCTTCTGCAGTGTGTTTTTACGGGTAAAGCCCAGGAGGCATATGCTTCTCTTTCACCTGAGGCAAGCTTAAATTATAATCAGGTGAAATCTGCAGTCCTAAGGTCTTATGAATTAGTTCCTGAGGCTTATAGGCAGAAATTTCGGCGTTATAAAAAAACCGACGGCCAAAGTTATGTTGAGTTTGGCCGGGAGAAAATAGCGCTTTTTGATCGTTGGTGTTCTGCACAAGATGTAAAGGATTTTGAGCAACTCCGTGATGTAGTGCTTATGGAGGAATTTAAAAATTGTCTACCAGACAAAATTGCAACATACCTTAATGAACAAAAAGTCACCAATGTGTCTGCGGCTGCAGTATTGGCGGATGAGTATGTTCTAATTCACAAAGAGAGCTTTGAAAAGCCCCCTTTATCCTTGCCGCACAGCAGCTCTGTCGCATATGTAAATTCAAGTGGACATGCTAATTTTAAAGACAGTATGTCTAAGGTAAGGCCTGTGTGTGCTTACTGTAAAAAACGTGGCCATTTAATTAACAGCTGTTTTTTACTGAATAAAAAGAAATCAAAAGCTGTGGCGTTAGTTAAGACGCCTTTAGGGTCAGACACTTTACATTCTGAATGTGTGGACTTGGACATTTACTCTCCTTTCATTATGAAGGGTACAGTCTCATTGCCTGGTGGTGATGAAAAGGTTCCGGTCACGATTCTTCGGGACACTGCTGCTTCTAGGtcaattattttacaaaatgtgtTGCCTTTCTCAAATGGAACCTCCTTAAATTGTAACGAGCTGGTGCAGGGTTTTGGAATGAAGTTTGTTAATTTGCCCGTGCACTCTGTTCAGCTCAATTCTGACCTTGTGTCTGGTCCAGTTGCAGTAGCCATATGTGCTGCTTTTCCTATAAAAGGGGTGGACTTTCTCTTAGGAAATGATTTAGCTGGGGGTAAAATTCTAGTGAATCCTGAGGTTACTACTGTGCCCCGTGTCTCTGAAGTTCCTGATGAATTTCAAAAAAAATATCCAACAGTGTTTCCTGTGTGTGCCGTTACGCGTGCGATGGCCCAAGTTAATGCTCAAGAAAATGATGGTTTAGAGGATAGCTTCATGATGAATCCTGATATAGACATTAAGTTGTCTCCTGAAAGTGGGGCTATCGAACATCATCCATCGATTGCACATGACCCTTTAACTACGGTTTATGATCCCACAGATTCACAAGAAAGTGCTACTCACAAGTCTGTCCATGTGGTGTTACTGCCTAAGAAGCCGATTGAGAGTGCTGGTGTGGAGAACATGTCTAGGGAAAAGCTAATTTCTGAACAAAGAGGTGATCAATCACTTACTGCTTTATTTGAGCTAGTTGTTTCTGAAGATGAACTTTTAGACATTGCTTCTGGCTATTTTCTGAAAAACGATATACTGCTACGTAAGTGGATGCCACCACACGCTTCTACACAAGATGACTGGAGCATTGTCACACAGATTGTTGTGCCAAGTAAGTTTCGTGGTGAGATACTTAAGATGGCACATGACAATCCATTAGCTGGGCACCTGGGCGTTAATAAAACGTACAATCGAATCTTACGTCAATTTTTTTGGCCAGGGTTAAAACAAGATGTGAGGTCATATTGTAAAACATGTCACACATGTCAAATTTCTGGAAAGTCAAACCCACCCATCCCTCCATACCCTTTATATCCTATTCCGGCGGTAAAGGCACCGTTTGATCATGTTATAGTCGACTGTGTGGGTCCATTACCACGCACAAAGTCTGGTAACCAGTTCTTGTTGACTATTATGTGTGCTTCAACACGCTTTCCTGAAGCAATACCCATGCGTAAAATCACGGCGCCCGCAGTTGTAAAAGCACTCCTTAAGTTTTTCTCCTTATTTGGACTTCCTAAGGTAATTCAAACGGACCAGGGTACAAATTTTATGTCCCGGGTTTTTGCACAGGTGACTGAGCAGCTGAACATCACACACTCCTTTTCAAGCGCTTATCATCCGGAAAGTCAGGGGGCACTGGAGAGATTCCACCAGACGCTTAAAGCAATGCTCCGTGCCTATTGCCTTGAATTTGAGAAGGAGTGGGATGATGGTGTACATTTATTGTTGTTTGCAGCTCGGGAAGTCGAACAGGAGTCTACTGGGTTTAGCCCGGCAGACTTGGTGTTTGCTCATAGTGTACGGGGCCCCTTAAAGTTATTGCATGAGAATTGGTTGGATGACACAAAATCTAAAAATCTGCTTGATTACGTTAGCTCTTTTCGTTACAAGTTACATAGGGCTTGTGAGTTGGCTACAAAGAACCTGATTGGTGCTCAATCTAAAATGAAAAGGTGGTTTGACAAAAAAGCTAAGGCTAGACAATTTAAACCAGGGGATAAGGTATTGGTGTTTTTGCCCATCCCTGGTTCCAGCCTTCAGGCACGTTACAGTGGCCCTTATGTTATAGAAAAAAAGGTCAGTGACAGGGATTATATTGTAGCTACTCCTGGCCATGCCCGTCGTAGTAGACTATGCcatgttaatatgattaaacCATATTATGATCGTGAGCAGTCTGACAAATCTACTCCTAGAGATTTAGCTACAGTTCTGCCTTTGTCCGGTGCCAAATGTCCTCAAGCTGTGTGTTTACCTCTGTCTAGTGTTTTACAGGTAACTGATCATTCTGCAGTGACACCGAAAGCTGAAACTGATACAGAGGAGTGCGAGTCGATATCCGATCCTGAAATGGGTGACGGTATTGAAGACTCATTTCTGGCTGCAGCTCAGGGGCGATTGAAAAATTCCGAGATGCTTTCTAATCTTAACTCTTGTTTATTGCATCTCCCTAGTTCACAGCGTATGGACATagtaaatttaattaattgcTATGTTTCATTGTTTTCAGATGTGCCATCCCAAACACATGTACTGCAGCATGACATTGATGTTGGGGACAGTGCACCGATTAAACAGCACCCATATCGTGTCAACCCTGAAAAACGTCAACGTCTCCAAAATCAG
- the LOC141369495 gene encoding uncharacterized protein isoform X3 — translation MAETDFDVNKCIRLIPPFSERDVDKYFVLFERVATTLKWPADIWPLLLQCVFTGKAQEAYASLSPEASLNYNQVKSAVLRSYELVPEAYRQKFRRYKKTDGQSYVEFGREKIALFDRWCSAQDVKDFEQLRDVVLMEEFKNCLPDKIATYLNEQKVTNVSAAAVLADEYVLIHKESFEKPPLSLPHSSSVAYVNSSGHANFKDSMSKVRPVCAYCKKRGHLINSCFLLNKKKSKAVALVKTPLGSDTLHSECVDLDIYSPFIMKGTVSLPGGDEKVPVTILRDTAASRSIILQNVLPFSNGTSLNCNELVQGFGMKFVNLPVHSVQLNSDLVSGPVAVAICAAFPIKGVDFLLGNDLAGGKILVNPEVTTVPRVSEVPDEFQKKYPTVFPVCAVTRAMAQVNAQENDGLEDSFMMNPDIDIKLSPESGAIEHHPSIAHDPLTTVYDPTDSQESATHKSVHVVLLPKKPIESAGVENMSREKLISEQRGDQSLTALFELVVSEDELLDIASGYFLKNDILLRKWMPPHASTQDDWSIVTQIVVPSKFRGEILKMAHDNPLAGHLGVNKTYNRILRQFFWPGLKQDVRSYCKTCHTCQISGKSNPPIPPYPLYPIPAVKAPFDHVIVDCVGPLPRTKSGNQFLLTIMCASTRFPEAIPMRKITAPAVVKALLKFFSLFGLPKVIQTDQGTNFMSRVFAQVTEQLNITHSFSSAYHPESQGALERFHQTLKAMLRAYCLEFEKEWDDGVHLLLFAAREVEQESTGFSPADLVFAHSVRGPLKLLHENWLDDTKSKNLLDYVSSFRYKLHRACELATKNLIGAQSKMKRWFDKKAKARQFKPGDKVLVFLPIPGSSLQARYSGPYVIEKKVSDRDYIVATPGHARRSRLCHVNMIKPYYDREQSDKSTPRDLATVLPLSGAKCPQAVCLPLSSVLQVTDHSAVTPKAETDTEECESISDPEMGDDVPSQTHVLQHDIDVGDSAPIKQHPYRVNPEKRQRLQNQFLIGWAGYTRL, via the exons ATGGCAGAGACAGATTTTGATGTTAATAAGTGCATTCGCTTGATTCCGCCTTTTTCTGAAAGGGATGTGGATAAATATTTTGTGCTATTTGAACGAGTGGCAACGACCTTAAAATGGCCAGCAGACATTTGGCCTCTTCTTCTGCAGTGTGTTTTTACGGGTAAAGCCCAGGAGGCATATGCTTCTCTTTCACCTGAGGCAAGCTTAAATTATAATCAGGTGAAATCTGCAGTCCTAAGGTCTTATGAATTAGTTCCTGAGGCTTATAGGCAGAAATTTCGGCGTTATAAAAAAACCGACGGCCAAAGTTATGTTGAGTTTGGCCGGGAGAAAATAGCGCTTTTTGATCGTTGGTGTTCTGCACAAGATGTAAAGGATTTTGAGCAACTCCGTGATGTAGTGCTTATGGAGGAATTTAAAAATTGTCTACCAGACAAAATTGCAACATACCTTAATGAACAAAAAGTCACCAATGTGTCTGCGGCTGCAGTATTGGCGGATGAGTATGTTCTAATTCACAAAGAGAGCTTTGAAAAGCCCCCTTTATCCTTGCCGCACAGCAGCTCTGTCGCATATGTAAATTCAAGTGGACATGCTAATTTTAAAGACAGTATGTCTAAGGTAAGGCCTGTGTGTGCTTACTGTAAAAAACGTGGCCATTTAATTAACAGCTGTTTTTTACTGAATAAAAAGAAATCAAAAGCTGTGGCGTTAGTTAAGACGCCTTTAGGGTCAGACACTTTACATTCTGAATGTGTGGACTTGGACATTTACTCTCCTTTCATTATGAAGGGTACAGTCTCATTGCCTGGTGGTGATGAAAAGGTTCCGGTCACGATTCTTCGGGACACTGCTGCTTCTAGGtcaattattttacaaaatgtgtTGCCTTTCTCAAATGGAACCTCCTTAAATTGTAACGAGCTGGTGCAGGGTTTTGGAATGAAGTTTGTTAATTTGCCCGTGCACTCTGTTCAGCTCAATTCTGACCTTGTGTCTGGTCCAGTTGCAGTAGCCATATGTGCTGCTTTTCCTATAAAAGGGGTGGACTTTCTCTTAGGAAATGATTTAGCTGGGGGTAAAATTCTAGTGAATCCTGAGGTTACTACTGTGCCCCGTGTCTCTGAAGTTCCTGATGAATTTCAAAAAAAATATCCAACAGTGTTTCCTGTGTGTGCCGTTACGCGTGCGATGGCCCAAGTTAATGCTCAAGAAAATGATGGTTTAGAGGATAGCTTCATGATGAATCCTGATATAGACATTAAGTTGTCTCCTGAAAGTGGGGCTATCGAACATCATCCATCGATTGCACATGACCCTTTAACTACGGTTTATGATCCCACAGATTCACAAGAAAGTGCTACTCACAAGTCTGTCCATGTGGTGTTACTGCCTAAGAAGCCGATTGAGAGTGCTGGTGTGGAGAACATGTCTAGGGAAAAGCTAATTTCTGAACAAAGAGGTGATCAATCACTTACTGCTTTATTTGAGCTAGTTGTTTCTGAAGATGAACTTTTAGACATTGCTTCTGGCTATTTTCTGAAAAACGATATACTGCTACGTAAGTGGATGCCACCACACGCTTCTACACAAGATGACTGGAGCATTGTCACACAGATTGTTGTGCCAAGTAAGTTTCGTGGTGAGATACTTAAGATGGCACATGACAATCCATTAGCTGGGCACCTGGGCGTTAATAAAACGTACAATCGAATCTTACGTCAATTTTTTTGGCCAGGGTTAAAACAAGATGTGAGGTCATATTGTAAAACATGTCACACATGTCAAATTTCTGGAAAGTCAAACCCACCCATCCCTCCATACCCTTTATATCCTATTCCGGCGGTAAAGGCACCGTTTGATCATGTTATAGTCGACTGTGTGGGTCCATTACCACGCACAAAGTCTGGTAACCAGTTCTTGTTGACTATTATGTGTGCTTCAACACGCTTTCCTGAAGCAATACCCATGCGTAAAATCACGGCGCCCGCAGTTGTAAAAGCACTCCTTAAGTTTTTCTCCTTATTTGGACTTCCTAAGGTAATTCAAACGGACCAGGGTACAAATTTTATGTCCCGGGTTTTTGCACAGGTGACTGAGCAGCTGAACATCACACACTCCTTTTCAAGCGCTTATCATCCGGAAAGTCAGGGGGCACTGGAGAGATTCCACCAGACGCTTAAAGCAATGCTCCGTGCCTATTGCCTTGAATTTGAGAAGGAGTGGGATGATGGTGTACATTTATTGTTGTTTGCAGCTCGGGAAGTCGAACAGGAGTCTACTGGGTTTAGCCCGGCAGACTTGGTGTTTGCTCATAGTGTACGGGGCCCCTTAAAGTTATTGCATGAGAATTGGTTGGATGACACAAAATCTAAAAATCTGCTTGATTACGTTAGCTCTTTTCGTTACAAGTTACATAGGGCTTGTGAGTTGGCTACAAAGAACCTGATTGGTGCTCAATCTAAAATGAAAAGGTGGTTTGACAAAAAAGCTAAGGCTAGACAATTTAAACCAGGGGATAAGGTATTGGTGTTTTTGCCCATCCCTGGTTCCAGCCTTCAGGCACGTTACAGTGGCCCTTATGTTATAGAAAAAAAGGTCAGTGACAGGGATTATATTGTAGCTACTCCTGGCCATGCCCGTCGTAGTAGACTATGCcatgttaatatgattaaacCATATTATGATCGTGAGCAGTCTGACAAATCTACTCCTAGAGATTTAGCTACAGTTCTGCCTTTGTCCGGTGCCAAATGTCCTCAAGCTGTGTGTTTACCTCTGTCTAGTGTTTTACAGGTAACTGATCATTCTGCAGTGACACCGAAAGCTGAAACTGATACAGAGGAGTGCGAGTCGATATCCGATCCTGAAATGGGTGACG ATGTGCCATCCCAAACACATGTACTGCAGCATGACATTGATGTTGGGGACAGTGCACCGATTAAACAGCACCCATATCGTGTCAACCCTGAAAAACGTCAACGTCTCCAAAATCAG